From the Primulina tabacum isolate GXHZ01 chromosome 15, ASM2559414v2, whole genome shotgun sequence genome, one window contains:
- the LOC142527700 gene encoding serine carboxypeptidase-like 26 — MMVAVESLLPNKIWVVSFGLLFALNVLINASNLESKEYESDRINELPGQPQIPMLSQFSGYITVNEEHGRALFYWFFEAQSQPNVKPLVLWLNGGPGCSSIGYGAAAELGPLRAGKNGAALEFNRYSWNKESNLLFLESPVGVGFSYTNTSSDYTRIDDGFVAEDAYKFLVNWLRRFPQFKDHEFFISGESYAGHYVPQLAELVYDRNKNRNKFPYINLKGFIVGNPETNDYFDNKGILEYAWSHAVISDQDYNEAKRVCNFKNDDWSPECNKAMTIVFNRYKEIDIYNIYAPSCILNKTSSVADDFGQSYRFWRMRLVPGGYDPCFSTYTAEYFNRKDVQKALRIEYRGLSDSVKWTVCNDSLFRTYNYTVFSVLPIYRKLIKGGLKIWMYSGDADGRVPVIGTRYCIEALGLPLKTPWTSWFHKHQVAGRIVEYEGLTFVTIRGAGHLVPLNKPRQALALIHSYLSGQHLPTRP; from the exons ATGATGGTGGCGGTTGAAAGTCTACTTCCAAATAAAATATGGGTAGTTTCCTTTGGTTTGCTTTTTGCATTGAATGTCCTCATCAATGCATCAAATCTCGAGTCCAAGGAATATGAATCTGATAGAATAAATGAACTACCTGGCCAACCCCAAATCCCAATGCTATCACAATTTTCAGGGTATATCACAGTTAATGAAGAGCATGGGAGGGCCCTTTTTTATTGGTTCTTTGAGGCTCAGTCTCAACCAAATGTTAAGCCCCTTGTTCTTTGGCTCAATGGAG GGCCTGGTTGTTCATCAATTGGATATGGAGCAGCGGCGGAGTTGGGCCCTCTGAGAGCTGGAAAAAATGGAGCTGCGCTTGAATTCAATCGGTATTCTTGGAATAAAG AATCGAATTTGCTGTTTTTGGAGTCTCCAGTCGGAGTTGGATTTTCTTACACCAACACATCATCTGATTACACCAGAATAGATGATGGATTTGTAG ctgAAGATGCCTACAAATTTTTGGTCAattggttgagaagatttccACAATTCAAGGATCACGAGTTTTTCATTTCAGGGGAGAGTTATGCAG GTCATTATGTGCCTCAGCTGGCTGAACTTGTCTATGACAGGAACAAGAATAGAAACAAGTTTCCATATATCAATCTAAAGGGTTTCATA GTGGGAAATCCCGAAacaaatgattattttgataATAAAGGGATTCTCGAGTATGCGTGGAGCCATGCTGTGATATCGGATCAAGATTACAATGAGGCTAAGCGAGTATGCAACTTCAAGAACGATGACTGGTCCCCGGAATGTAACAAGGCCATGACTATAGTGTTTAATAGATACAAGGAGATTGACATATACAATATATATGCTCCCTCATGTATACTAAACAAGACCTCATCGGTGGCTGATGATTTC GGTCAAAGTTACAGATTTTGGAGAATGAGACTCGTTCCGGGAGGTTACGACCCGTGCTTTTCTACATACACAGCAGAGTATTTCAATAGGAAAGACGTTCAAAAAGCGCTGCGTATTGAATACAGGGGGCTGAGTGATAGCGTAAAATGGACCGTCTGCAA TGATTCTTTGTTTAGAACATACAACTACACTGTGTTTTCAGTTTTGCCAATATACAGGAAACTCATAAAAGGAGGCCTAAAGATTTGGATGTACAG TGGAGATGCAGACGGTAGAGTGCCAGTGATAGGTACAAGATACTGCATTGAAGCACTTGGACTGCCTCTCAAGACTCCATGGACTTCTTGGTTCCACAAGCATCAA GTGGCAGGAAGAATAGTAGAGTATGAAGGATTAACATTTGTTACCATAAGAGGAGCAGGTCATTTGGTGCCTCTAAACAAGCCAAGACAAGCACTGGCTCTCATCCATTCCTACTTGTCCGGCCAACATCTTCCAACCCGCCCATGA